The sequence AACGGGAACCACTCGGCCTCCTTCAGGTCCGGCCGGGCCACCTCCAGGACGTGCAGGTCCTTCTCGATCATCGTGACCTGGTGGCCGGCGGCCAGCAGGTCGGCGGCGATGAACTGGCCGACGTTGCCCGCCCCGGCGATGGCCACCCTCACCGGGTGGCCTCCTGGGCCTCGGCCGGCTCGTCCGAGCGCTCGCGGCGGGCGGCCAGGACCCGCGGGCGCAGCTCCTGGAGGCCGTCGTCGTCGACGGCCAGGTGGACCTGGTCGCCCTCCTGGAGGGTCATCTCCGGCCTGACGATCCGGGCGTGCCCGGTCCGGGTCACCCCGACCACCCGCCGGTGGCCCTCGGCCTCCAGCTCCTCGATCTTCCAGCCGGCCCACTCCGCGGGCAGGACCAGGGTGATCAGGGCGATCTCGGCGTTGGGGTCGCGCCAGTCGGAGGCGACCTGGTCGGGGATGAGGACCCGCATGACCTGGTCGGTGGTCCACTTCACGGTGGCCACCGTCGGGATCCCCAGCCGCTGGTAGATCTCGGCCCGGCGGGGGTCGTAGATGCGGGCCACCACCAGTGGGACCTCGAACTTCTCCCGGGCCAGGCGGGCGGCCACGATGTTGGAGTTGTCGCCGCTGGACACGGCGGCGAACGCCTCCGCCCGCTCGATCCCGGCCTCGCGGAGGATGTCCTCGTCGAAGCCGTAGCCCTGGATCTTCTTGCCCTTGAACTGGTAGCGCAGCATCCGGAAGGCGGCGGGGTTCTTGTCGATCACCGCCACCGTGTG is a genomic window of Actinomycetota bacterium containing:
- a CDS encoding TrkA family potassium uptake protein; amino-acid sequence: MHVVIMGCGRVGSELAARLESGDHTVAVIDKNPAAFRMLRYQFKGKKIQGYGFDEDILREAGIERAEAFAAVSSGDNSNIVAARLAREKFEVPLVVARIYDPRRAEIYQRLGIPTVATVKWTTDQVMRVLIPDQVASDWRDPNAEIALITLVLPAEWAGWKIEELEAEGHRRVVGVTRTGHARIVRPEMTLQEGDQVHLAVDDDGLQELRPRVLAARRERSDEPAEAQEATR